Proteins from one Procambarus clarkii isolate CNS0578487 chromosome 8, FALCON_Pclarkii_2.0, whole genome shotgun sequence genomic window:
- the LOC123759707 gene encoding uncharacterized protein isoform X2, which translates to METYRAPKVNRYWKRPKPKVYDCNVRDAERFYQENYKRYLSEKEEAAAKAARSRSIDSDKIEFYPHLRAGPIRRDPSSRSSSTRSDFPPIPPSQPEGFKSRLDSDRSSAETSFTSRVEGLPSYDSAHDSSSLEERLERLKRLREELGLPADTKTGYASSSLSARSGSATRTTGSGLGDFETSYKSERTSRSAAGGGPEETSSYSFKSEKSSRMNGTGGLGEDYKLKSERNTDGYRIKSERGTDDYKYKSESNNDYKLPTRLVEFELPKVERKPLNLSPKLERKKDYSFASSAEKKADRFSSLSSAGTSTSVSGGRSSRRVAADLEIDDDDTSVVDMMKKLPSSQDILERISKMDLDD; encoded by the coding sequence ATGGAGACTTACCGAGCTCCCAAGGTCAACCGCTACTGGAAGCGCCCCAAGCCCAAGGTGTATGACTGTAACGTCAGGGATGCGGAGCGCTTCTACCAGGAGAATTACAAACGATACCTATCAGAAAAGGAGGAAGCTGCAGCCAAGGCCGCGAGGTCACGATCTATAGACTCTGACAAGATCGAGTTCTACCCTCACCTGAGAGCTGGCCCCATCAGGCGTGATCCTTCATCCAGATCTTCCTCAACTCGCAGCGATTTTCCTCCCATTCCTCCTTCCCAGCCAGAAGGGTTCAAGTCCCGTCTCGACTCCGACCGCTCGTCTGCCGAGACTAGCTTCACAAGCCGCGTTGAAGGACTTCCATCCTATGACTCTGCCCATGACAGTTCAAGTCTAGAGGAGCGACTAGAGCGTCTTAAAAGACTGCGGGAGGAGCTCGGCCTGCCTGCCGACACTAAGACGGGTTatgcttcctcttctctctccgcCAGAAGTGGTTCCGCCACTCGaaccactggcagtggtctcggcGACTTTGAGACTTCTTACAAATCAGAGCGAACTTCGCGATCTGCCGCTGGTGGAGGTCCAGAGGAAACGTCATCATATAGTTTCAAGTCCGAAAAGTCCTCCCGGATGAATGGTACCGGTGGTTTGGGCGAAGATTATAAGCTAAAATCAGAACGCAACACTGACGGTTACAGAATCAAGTCCGAACGCGGAACTGACGATTACAAATATAAGTCAGAGAGCAATAACGATTACAAGTTGCCGACAAGGTTGGTGGAATTCGAGCTACCCAAGGTTGAACGGAAACCATTGAATTTATCGCCTAAACTAGAGAGGAAGAAGGATTACTCATTTGCCTCCTCTGCGGAAAAGAAAGCAGACCGGTTTTCTAGCTTATCATCTGCTGGTACATCGACGAGCGTCTCCGGCGGTCGCAGTAGTCGCAGAGTGGCCGCTGACCTGGAGATCGATGACGACGACACCAGTGTGGTTGATATGATGAAGAAGCTCCCTTCGTCTCAAGACATTCTTGAACGCATCAGTAAAATGGACTTGGATGACTGA